In a single window of the Arachis hypogaea cultivar Tifrunner chromosome 6, arahy.Tifrunner.gnm2.J5K5, whole genome shotgun sequence genome:
- the LOC112696308 gene encoding F-box/kelch-repeat protein OR23, translating into MIDTTPESPPGARQPPSTAREQQSLTLIPGLPNDVGSLILSMVPYSHHARIKQTCKSWNRVLSSKPFFSTFLHRRRNHLLCIFPQDPSIASPFLFDPQNHAWCPLPPMPCNPQVYGLCNFAAVPLGHHLYVLGGSLFDTRSFPIDRPSPSSATFRLSLRDFTWRPRAPMLSPRGSFACAVVPRSGQILVAGGGSRHTMFAAAGTRIRAAERYDARRDRWYPIEGLPGFRAGCVGFVSGGGREFWAMGGYGASRTISGVFPVDEYYRDAAVMELDGDGGWREVGDMWGDGERVRAGKIVVVENDDDDKSDYPGVYMLDGDEILRYDMSTNRWLCESRVPRKAPYNSSFGVVVVNGELYVLTHLCIVDMTETRRSRQHRRAGTLYIQIYNPKKKTWRSLVTKSPFSYPIDINTTVLSSICL; encoded by the exons atgatcGATACTACTCCGGAATCGCCTCCTGGAGCGCGACAACCACCATCAACGGCGAGGGAGCAGCAATCCCTAACCCTAATCCCGGGCCTCCCGAACGATGTAGGATCCCTGATTCTGTCGATGGTGCCATACTCTCACCACGCGCGTATCAAGCAAACATGCAAGTCATGGAACCGCGTCCTCTCCTCGAAGCCTTTCTTCTCCACTTTCCTCCACCGCCGCCGCAACCACCTCCTCTGCATCTTCCCGCAGGACCCATCCATCGCTTCCCCCTTTCTCTTCGACCCGCAAAACCACGCATGGTGCCCTCTTCCACCCATGCCCTGCAACCCTCAGGTCTACGGTCTCTGCAACTTCGCCGCAGTCCCTCTCGGCCACCACCTCTACGTCCTCGGCGGATCCCTCTTCGACACGCGCTCTTTCCCTATCGACCGCCCTTCCCCTTCCTCCGCTACCTTTCGCCTCAGCCTCCGCGACTTCACGTGGCGTCCACGCGCCCCCATGCTCTCTCCGCGCGGCAGCTTCGCCTGCGCCGTGGTTCCGCGCTCTGGACAGATTCTTGTCGCCGGCGGAGGGTCTAGGCACACGATGTTTGCTGCTGCAGGGACGAGGATCCGCGCGGCGGAGCGATATGACGCGCGGAGGGACCGGTGGTACCCTATAGAAGGGCTGCCGGGGTTTCGAGCGGGCTGCGTTGGCTTTGTGAGCGGTGGAGGGAGGGAATTTTGGGCGATGGGAGGTTACGGTGCGTCGAGGACGATTTCGGGAGTGTTTCCGGTGGATGAGTATTATAGGGATGCGGCGGTGATGGAATTGGATGGTGATGGTGGTTGGAGAGAGGTTGGGGATATGTGGGGTGATGGGGAGAGAGTCAGGGCTGGGAAAATTGTTgttgttgagaatgatgatgatgataagagtgattatccAGGGGTTTACATGCTCGATGGAGATGAGATTTTGAG ATATGATATGTCAACAAATCGTTGGCTGTGTGAATCTCGTGTTCCTAGAAAAGCGCCGTACAACTCCTCGTTCGGTGTTGTAGTTGTAAATGGAGAGCTGTATGTACTGACACATTTATGCATCGTTGACATGACAGAAACACGAAGGTCCAGACAGCATAGGAGGGCTGGAACATTGTACATTCAAATTTACAACCCAAAAAAGAAGACATGGAGGTCTCTTGTCACAAAGTCACCTTTCAGTTATCCTATTGATATCAATACTACTGTATTGAGCTCAATTTGTCTGTGA
- the LOC112698123 gene encoding uncharacterized protein translates to MEGKYYVARNKKKHQKEEKNNNNNTRFEMEEQHRSSICSSSWPGRNYGCSFCKREFKSAQALGGHMNVHRRDRARLRSSSSSSIWLSSSSDKPNKPNPSSILKPNTKNNPIIPSSSSLYYSPSSITLCSYSPSASTSSCDKKPRLITSQLLPPPQTISNNTTVTARWSSNSIMEDDDEHNHNITLELGIGLLKHPTNNLDLELRLGQ, encoded by the coding sequence ATGGAAGGGAAGTATTATGTGGCAAGAAACAAGAAGAAGCatcagaaagaggagaagaataacaataataatacaaGGTTTGAAATGGAGGAGCAGCATCGTAGTAGTATTTGTTCATCATCATGGCCTGGGAGGAACTATGGGTGTAGCTTTTGCAAGAGAGAGTTCAAATCCGCACAAGCATTGGGTGGACACATGAATGTTCATAGAAGAGATAGGGCAAGATtgagatcatcatcatcatcatcaatatgGCTTTCTTCCTCTTCTGATAAACCTAATAAACCTAACCCTAGCAGCATCCTGAAACCCAATACTAAGAACAACCCAATAATACcttcctcttcatctctttatTATAGCCCTAGTAGCATTACTTTGTGCTCTTATTCTCCTTCAGCTTCCACAAGTAGCTGCGATAAGAAACCAAGACTCATCACATCACAGCTTCTTCCTCCCCCTCAAACGATCAGTAACAACACCACAGTCACAGCAAGGTGGAGTAGTAATTCTATAATGGAAGATGATGATGAGCACAACCACAACATCACCTTGGAATTGGGAATAGGGTTGCTTAAGCACCCAACTAACAACTTAGATTTGGAGCTTCGATTAGG